One segment of Sesamum indicum cultivar Zhongzhi No. 13 linkage group LG4, S_indicum_v1.0, whole genome shotgun sequence DNA contains the following:
- the LOC105159851 gene encoding alpha carbonic anhydrase 4: MGCIPCHSPFIVWLLFCSLFITLNAHENEVENESPFTYDWNSDRGPGNWGNLNRKWKACGFGKLQSPIDLNDDRVSIVHTLGNLKRTYEPAPAVIKNRGHDIMVAWEGDAGGVVINGTEFKLQQCHWHTPSEHTVDGKRFKMEIHMVHKNSRGQISVVGILYKLGRPDPFLAKLLKQVQLLKHVKTVGHEGKYVGFVDPWGIKFGSRKYFRYIGSLTVPPCTEGVLWTILKKVRTVSIEQIRALRDAVHDGFEENARPIQQSDDITVYMYRPKT, from the exons ATGGGCTGCATTCCCTGTCATTCTCCGTTCATCGTATGGCTCCTCTTCTGCTCCCTTTTCATCACCCTGAATGCTCATGAAAATGAAGTGG AGAATGAATCTCCATTTACCTATGATTGGAACTCTGATAGAGGACCGGGAAATTGGGGGAACCTCAACCGGAAGTGGAAAGCCTGTGGATTTGGAAAACTTCAGTCACCAATTGATCTTAATGATGATAGAGTTTCGATCGTGCATACGTTGGGGAACTTGAAAAGAACCTACGAACCAGCTCCCGCTGTAATAAAAAACAGGGGACATGACATAATG GTAGCATGGGAAGGAGATGCAGGAGGCGTTGTAATAAATGGGACCGAGTTCAAGTTACAACAGTGCCACTGGCATACTCCTTCTGAACACACTGTGGATGGGAAAAG GTTCAAGATGGAGATTCATATGGTTCATAAGAACTCTCGCGGTCAGATTTCTGTCGTTGGCATCCTGTACAAATTGGGACGTCCAGACCCGTTTCTTGCAAAG CTTCTAAAGCAAGTACAGCTTCTAAAGCACGTCAAAACAGTTGGTCATGAAGGAAAGTACGTGGGGTTTGTTGACCCATGGGGTATCAAATTCGGAAGTAGAAAGTATTTCAGATACATCGGTTCTCTAACAGTCCCACCATGCACAGAAGGTGTTCTCTGGACAATACTAAAGAAG GTTAGGACAGTCTCAATAGAGCAAATAAGAGCACTAAGGGATGCTGTTCACGAT GGATTTGAGGAAAATGCGAGGCCAATTCAGCAATCAGACGATATAACAGTGTATATGTATCGTCCCAAGACTTGA
- the LOC105159845 gene encoding calcium-transporting ATPase 4, plasma membrane-type — protein MEKFIPPEFDLPLKGRSEEALKRWRDAVGKLVKNRRRRFRYAAVLEKRSEAKEQMRRLRANIRVCFVAYTAALRLIDGGHGKKLPSDYSNEPLEDDTETVIQNGLQEEARLAGFQIHPDKLASIVASYDIKTLRKLKGVEGLADRLNVSVDKGVTSSDVATRQNIFGPNRYTEKPPKSFWTFVWEALHDLTLIILIVCAVVSIGVGLATEGWPKGMYDGLGIILSIFLVVMVTAVSDYKQSLQFKELDKEKKKIFVQVIRDGIRQKVSIYDLVVGDIVHLSIGDQVPADGIYISGYNLLIDQSSLTGESVPINIYEKRPFLLAGSKVQDGSGKMLVTTVGMRTEWGKLMETLSEGGEDETPLQVKLNGVATIIGKIGLAFAVLTFLVLTIRFLVEKGRQHAFTKWSSSDALKLLNYFATAVTIIVVAVPEGLPLAVTLSLAFAMKKLMNDKALVRHLSACETMGSATCICTDKTGTLTTNHMVVSKIWICGKAKEVDTNGGRDTLDTEVSEHVVTVLSQAIFTNTGSEVVKNKDGKISILGTPTESAILEYGLLLGGDFQEVRGICKLLKVEPFNSEKKKMSVLVALPEGKNRAFCKGASEIILKMCDRVINANGESVPLSEEQVSNVMDVINGFACEALRTLCLAFKDIDDGSHENSIPDCGYTLIAVVGIKDPVRPGVKEAVKTCLAAGITVRMVTGDNINTAKAIARECGILTDGDLAIEGPDFRQKTSYEMSQLIPRLKVMARSSPTDKHVLVKTARSVLKEVVAVTGDGTNDAPALHEADIGLAMGIAGTEVAKESADVIVLDDNFATIVNVAKWGRSVYINIQKFVQFQLTVNIVALMINFISACASGSAPLTAVQLLWVNLIMDTLGALALATEPPHDGLMQRPPVGRTESFITRTMWRNIIGQSIYQLAVLLVLNFVGKQILGLRGSNATAVVNTFIFNTFVFCQVFNEINSRDIEKINIFRGMFGNWIFTGIIVSTVVFQVIIVEFLGTFASTVPLSWQLWLFSILIGAVGMPIAVVLKCIPVDTKPATAKQHEGYDPLPSGPDLA, from the exons ATGGAGAAGTTCATCCCGCCGGAGTTCGATTTGCCACTCAAGGGGCGGTCGGAGGAGGCGCTGAAGAGGTGGCGCGATGCCGTCGGGAAACTGGTGAAGAATCGCCGGAGAAGGTTCCGCTACGCGGCCGTGCTTGAGAAGCGGTCCGAAGCAAAGGAACAGATGCGAAGACTCAGA GCTAATATACGTGTTTGCTTTGTGGCTTACACAGCAGCACTCAGGTTAATCGACG GTGGACATGGTAAAAAGCTGCCCTCGGATTACTCAAATGAACCCTTGGAAGATGATACAGAAACAGTTATTCAAAATGGGCTCCAGGAAGAAGCTAGACTTGCAGGGTTTCAGATTCACCCCGATAAACTTGCATCTATTGTTGCTTCTTATGACATTAAAACGTTAAGAAAACTCAAAGGAGTTGAAGGGCTTGCTGATAGATTGAACGTTTCAGTAGATAAAGGCGTGACTTCAAGCGATGTGGCCACtagacaaaatatatttggtcCCAACCGCTACACTGAGAAACCTCCTAAAAGTTTTTGGACATTTGTGTGGGAAGCTTTGCACGACTTGACACTTATCATACTTATTGTTTGCGCTGTGGTGTCAATTGGAGTGGGACTTGCCACTGAGGGGTGGCCAAAGGGCATGTATGATGGGTTAGGAATTATACTTAGCATATTTCTGGTGGTCATGGTTACTGCAGTCAGTGATTACAAGCAATCATTACAGTTCAAGGAGTTGGacaaggagaagaaaaagatttttgtcCAGGTCATTAGAGATGGAATTCGTCAAAAAGTCTCTATATATGACTTGGTTGTTGGAGATATTGTACATCTAAGCATTGGAGATCAGGTTCCAGCagatggtatatatatatcagggTACAACTTGTTGATTGATCAATCAAGTTTGACTGGTGAAAGTGTGCcaataaacatatatgaaaaaagacCATTTCTTTTAGCAGGAAGTAAAGTTCAAGATGGGTCAGGTAAAATGTTGGTGACTACAGTTGGTATGAGAACTGAATGGGGAAAGTTGATGGAAACTCTGAGCGAGGGTGGAGAAGATGAGACCCCACTGCAGGTCAAGCTTAATGGTGTTGCCACAATTATTGGTAAAATTGGACTCGCCTTTGCTGTTCTGACTTTTCTAGTCTTGACTATCAGGTTTTTGGTTGAGAAAGGACGTCAACATGCATTTACCAAATGGTCTTCCAGTGATGCACTGAAGCTTTTGAATTACTTTGCTACTGCAGTGACTATAATTGTTGTTGCAGTTCCCGAAGGACTGCCTCTGGCCGTAACACTGAGCCTTGCATTTGCCATGAAGAAACTAATGAATGACAAGGCATTGGTGAGACATCTCTCTGCCTGTGAGACAATGGGTTCTGCAACTTGCATTTGCACTGATAAAACAGGTACACTGACCACAAACCACATGGTAGTGTCTAAAATATGGATTTGTGGAAAAGCGAAAGAGGTAGATACCAATGGAGGCAGGGATACATTAGATACCGAAGTATCAGAACATGTAGTAACAGTTCTCTCGCAAGCAATATTTACTAACACGGGTTCTGAGGTAGTCAAGAATAAAGATGGAAAGATATCCATTTTGGGCACACCAACAGAATCAGCGATATTAGAATACGGATTGTTACTAGGTGGTGATTTTCAGGAGGTACGCGGGATCTGCAAGTTGTTGAAAGTTGAACCTTtcaattctgaaaaaaaaaagatgtctGTGCTTGTGGCTCTTCCAGAAGGCAAGAACCGAGCTTTCTGCAAAGGTGCATCTGAGatcatattaaaaatgtgTGACAGGGTAATTAATGCCAACGGGGAGTCGGTTCCTTTGTCAGAAGAACAAGTAAGTAATGTCATGGATGTCATCAATGGGTTTGCCTGTGAAGCTCTACGTACTCTCTGCTTAGCTTTTAAGGACATTGATGATGGTTCTCACGAGAATAGTATCCCTGACTGTGGATATACACTAATTGCAGTAGTGGGTATCAAGGATCCTGTTCGCCCTGGGGTAAAGGAAGCGGTAAAAACTTGTTTAGCAGCTGGAATAACTGTGCGCATGGTCACTGgagataatattaatacagCTAAAGCAATTGCTAGAGAATGCGGCATACTTACAGATGGTGATCTTGCTATAGAAGGTCCAGATTTCCGACAGAAGACTTCTTATGAGATGAGCCAACTAATACCGAGACTTAAG GTAATGGCGCGGTCATCGCCGACAGACAAGCATGTTCTGGTAAAGACTGCGAGGAGCGTGCTTAAAGAAGTTGTTGCAGTTACTGGTGATGGTACGAATGATGCTCCTGCTTTGCACGAGGCAGACATTGGACTTGCTATGGGCATTGCAGGAACAGAG GTTGCAAAAGAAAGTGCTGATGTGATTGTGCTGGATGACAATTTCGCAACAATTGTAAACGTTGCAAAATGGGGACGTTCTGTGTACATCAATATTCAGAAATTTGTGCAATTTCAGTTGACTGTTAACATTGTTGCTCTgatgatcaattttatatctGCTTGCGCCTCAG GATCTGCTCCCCTTACGGCGGTGCAGCTGCTTTGGGTGAACCTAATCATGGATACTTTAGGTGCACTTGCACTGGCCACTGAACCACCACATGATGGCCTGATGCAGAGGCCTCCTGTCGGGAGAACTGAAAGTTTCATTACCAGGACCATGTGGAGGAATATCATTGGTCAAAGCATTTATCAGTTGGCTGTTCTGCTAGTCCTCAATTTTGTTGGGAAGCAAATATTGGGACTTCGAGGTTCCAATGCCACTGCAGTAGTCAATACTTTCATATTCAACACCTTTGTCTTTTGTCAG GTCTTTAACGAAATAAACAGCCGTGACATTGAGAAGATAAACATCTTCCGAGGGATGTTTGGAAACTGGATATTCACAGGAATCATCGTATCCACCGTAGTATTCCAAGTGATTATAGTTGAATTCCTGGGAACTTTTGCAAGCACCGTTCCGTTAAGCTGGCAGCTATGGTTATTCAGCATTTTAATTGGTGCAGTAGGCATGCCTATAGCGGTTGTCTTGAAGTGCATTCCTGTTGACACAAAGCCTGCCACTGCAAAACAGCACGAGGGTTACGACCCACTCCCAAGTGGTCCAGATCTCGCATAA
- the LOC105159846 gene encoding probable sugar phosphate/phosphate translocator At5g04160 translates to MSSSASKKHAVFITCLIILWYSTNIGVLLLNKFLLSNYGFAFPIFLTMCHMSACAVLSYISIMFLKIVPIQRIKSRSQFLRIATLSMVFCGSVVGGNISLKYLPVSFNQAVGATTPFFTALFAYLMTRKREAWATYTCLVPVVAGVVIASGGEPSFHLYGFIMCIGATAARAFKSVLQGVLLSNEGEKLNSMNLMLYMAPIAILVLLPAAIVMEPNVFDFVVSLGLEHKFMWVLLLVNSTMAYGANLCNFLVTKHTSALTLQVLGNAKGAVAVVISILIFRNPVTFIGIAGYTMTVMGVAAYGESKRRYN, encoded by the exons ATGTCTTCATCTGCATCAAAAAAGCATGCGGTCTTCATAACCTGTCTCATAATCCTCTGGTACTCGACCAACATCGGCGTCCTCCTCCTCAACAAATTCTTGCTCTCCAACTATGGCTTTGCCTTCCCCATCTTCCTCACAATGTGCCATATGTCAGCCTGTGCTGTCCTCAGCTACATCTCCATCATGTTCTTGAAGATTGTCCCAATCCAGAGGATCAAATCCAGGTCCCAGTTCTTGAGAATAGCCACACTTAGCATGGTTTTCTGTGGGTCTGTGGTGGGCGGCAATATTTCTCTCAAGTATCTGCCGGTTTCGTTCAATCAGGCTGTGGGTGCAACCACGCCTTTCTTCACGGCCTTGTTTGCTTATTTGATGACCCGTAAGAGGGAGGCGTGGGCTACTTATACTTGTCTTGTGCCCGTGGTTGCTGGGGTTGTCATTGCAAGTGGG GGTGAGCCAAGCTTCCATTTGTATGGATTTATCATGTGTATAGGTGCAACTGCAGCTAGAGCTTTTAAATCCGTTCTTCAGGGGGTCCTCCTTTCTAATGAAGG GGAAAAGTTAAACTCCATGAATTTGATGCTTTATATGGCCCCGATTGCCATTCTTGTTTTGCTACCCGCTGCAATTGTAATGGAGCCCAACGTTTTTGATTTCGTCGTTTCACTTGGACTGGAACATAAATTCATGTGGGTTCTTCTGTTGGTTAATTCGACAATGGCTTATGGAGCAAACTTGTGCAATTTCTTGGTTACTAAGCATACAAGTGCTCTAACACTGCAg GTATTAGGCAATGCTAAAGGAGCTGTGGCTGTTGTCATCTCAATACTCATTTTCCGAAACCCTGTAACCTTCATCGGCATTGCTGGTTACACCATGACTGTCATGGGGGTGGCTGCTTATGGAGAATCCAAGAGGAGATACAACTGA
- the LOC105159849 gene encoding S-formylglutathione hydrolase: MESSNKPTEISSAKMFGGFNRRYKHYSQTLGCAMTFYIYFPPSSPASHKFPVIYWLSGLTCTDENFIVKSGAQRVASAEGVALIAPDTSPRGLNVEGESDSWDFGVGAGFYLNATQEKWKNWQMYDYIVKELPALLRENFPQLDTARASIFGHSMGGHGALTIYLKNLDKYKSVSAFSPIVNPVNCPWGQKAFTNYLGENKTSWEEYDATCLISKFNNVSATILIDQGDDDKFLKEQLQPHKFAEACQKANVPLLLRMQPGYDHSYYFIATFIDDHIRHHAQALNL, encoded by the exons ATGGAGTCCAGCAACAAACCAACGGAAATCAGCAGCGCTAAGATGTTCGGTGGATTCAACAGGAGATACAAACACTACAGTCAAACGCTGGGTTGCGCAATGACCTTCTACATCTACTTCCCTCCTTCTTCTCCCGCTTCCCACAAATTCCCT GTAATTTACTGGCTTTCTGGCCTTACATGCACGGATGAGAATTTTATAGTCAAATCCGGTGCTCAGCGAGTTGCTTCAGCTGAGGGTGTTGCTCTGATTGCCCCTGATACTTCTCCAA GAGGCTTGAATGTCGAAGGAGAGTCAGACAGCTGGGACTTTGGCGTAG GTGCTGGGTTTTATCTCAATGCAACACAAGAGAAGTGGAAGAACTGGCAGATGTATGACTATATCGTCAAGGAATTGCCAGCACTTCTTCGGGAGAACTTTCCACAGCTCGATACAGCCCGGGCATCTATATTTGGCCATTCAATGGGCGGACATGGTGCGCTTACTATTTACCTAAAGAATCTGGACAAATACAAG TCGGTGTCGGCTTTTTCACCTATTGTGAATCCTGTAAATTGTCCTTGGGGCCAGAAAGCTTTCACAAACTACTtgggagaaaataaaacttcCTGGGAG GAATACGATGCCACATGTCTCATATCCAAGTTCAATAACGTTTCCGCAACTATCCTAATCGATCAG GGAGACGATGACAAATTCTTGAAGGAACAACTCCAACCACACAAGTTTGCGGAGGCGTGTCAGAAGGCTAATGTTCCTCTACTGCTGCGAATGCAGCCTGGTTACGACCACTCCTACTATTTCATTGCTACTTTCATAGATGATCATATCCGCCACCACGCTCAGGCCCTTAACCTATAA
- the LOC105159847 gene encoding uncharacterized protein LOC105159847: MAAESNNLEEILRPFYQRASEAEDRLARLEASLAGKKESGNEELLKLADELQSRLETAKAEQVAEREKAMKEVQYLTAENAKLQYRIIHLVRALKEADSKLAAKSDLILYP, from the exons ATGGCAGCAGAATCAAACAATCTCGAAGAAATATTGAGACCCTTTTACCAGAGAGCTTCAGAAGCGGAG GACCGCTTAGCAAGACTTGAAGCTTCCCTGGCAGGAAAAAAAG AGTCTGGAAATGAGGAACTGCTTAAGTTGGCTGATGAACTCCAGTCAAGGTTAGAAACTGCAAAAGCGGAGCAAGTTGCAGAAAGAGAAAAG GCTATGAAGGAGGTGCAATACCTTACTGCCGAAAATGCAAAGCTACAATATCGGATAATCCATCTTGTTCGAGCGTTAAAGGAGGCTGATAGCAAGTTAGCTGCGAAGAG TGATCTAATCCTCTACCCTTGA
- the LOC105159850 gene encoding probable calcium-binding protein CML49, whose amino-acid sequence MINISPVFTVSQESLNMSNYPHHNPSGYSYGAPPPSSQSYPSAPYGAPPPGSHPPNQSSPYAPVSAPYSAPSAPPGGPQSYGSYPAPPPSAPYGSPFASLVPSAFPPGTDPNVIACFQVADQDGSGFIDDKELQRALSSYNQSFGLRTVHLLMYLFTNSNVRKIGPKEFTQVFYSLQSWRAIFERFDRDRSGKIDASELRDALLSLGFSVSPAILDLLVSKFDKSGGKNKAIEYDNFIECCLTVKGLTEKFKEKDTAFSGSATFTYESFMLTVLPFLIA is encoded by the exons ATGATCAATATCTCCCCAGTCTTTACAGTTTCCCAAGAGTCTCTCAACATGTCCAACTACCCCCACCACAACCCCTCCGGCTACTCCTACGGCGCTCCGCCGCCGTCGTCCCAATCCTACCCCTCCGCCCCCTACGGTGCTCCGCCTCCGGGTTCACATCCCCCCAACCAATCCTCACCTTACGCACCGGTTTCCGCTCCTTATTCGGCTCCCTCAGCCCCCCCCGGTGGGCCGCAGTCTTACGGTAGCTACCCTGCGCCGCCGCCGTCCGCGCCGTACGGGAGCCCCTTTGCGTCGCTCGTGCCCTCCGCGTTTCCACCTGGCACTGATCCCAACGTGATCGCGTGCTTCCAGGTGGCTGATCAGGATGGGAGCGGGTTTATTGATGATAAGGAGCTTCAGCGAGCGCTGTCGTCGTATAACCAGAGCTTTGGGCTGAGGACTGTTCATCTGCTTATGTATCTTTTCACCAACAGTAACGTGAGAAAGATCG GTCCAAAGGAATTTACTCAAGTCTTTTACAGTCTTCAGAGCTGGAGG GCGATATTTGAGAGGTTTGATAGGGACAGAAGTGGCAAGATTGATGCATCAGAATTGAGAGACGCTCTCCTTAGTCTTGGATTTTCAGTATCGCCTGCGATCCTGGATTTGCTTGTTTCCAAGTTTGATAAAAGTGGCGGGAAAAACAAGGCTATTGAATACGACAATTTCATAGA GTGCTGTCTCACTGTTAAG GGACTGACTGAGAAATTCAAGGAGAAGGATACTGCATTCTCTGGCTCGGCAACTTTCACTTACGAATCCTTCATGCTAACCGTTTTGCCTTTCCTCATCGCTTAG
- the LOC105159848 gene encoding probable glycerol-3-phosphate dehydrogenase [NAD(+)] 1, cytosolic, producing MVGSIEVASNNSYSNGVIQNQNGLEEKLDELRRFLGKSDGDLLKIVGVGAGAWGSVFAALLQDSYGQFRDKVQIRIWRRPGRAVDRCTAEHLFEVINSREDVLRRLIRRCAYLKYVEARLGDRTLYADEILKDGFCLNMIDTPLCPMKVVTNLQEAIWDADIVINGLPSTETREVFEEISKYWKERITVPIIISLAKGIEAELDPSPRIITPTQMINQATGVPMENILYLGGPNIASEIYNKEYANARICGAEKWRLPLAKFLRQPHFIVWDNSDLVTHEVMGGLKNVYAIGAGMVAALTNESATGKSVYFAHCTSEMIFITHLLTEEPEKLAGPLLADTYVTLLKGRNAWYGQMIAKGQLSLDMGDSISGKGTIQGVSAIEAFYELLSQPSLNVLHPEANKPVAPVELCPILKILYKILITREQGAEAILQALRDENLNDPRDRIEIAQTHAFYRPSLLGQP from the exons ATGGTTGGCAGCATTGAGGTTGCGAGCAACAACTCATACTCAAATGGGGTTATACAGAACCAGAATGGGCTGGAAGAGAAGCTCGATGAACTTCGAAGGTTTTTAGGAAAATCCGATGGTGATCTTTTGAAGATTGTTGGTGTGGGAGCAGGTGCATGGGGTAGCGTATTTGCGGCTTTGCTTCAAGACAGCTATGGCCAATTTCGAGACAAGGTTCAGATTAGGATATGGAGACGGCCGGGCAGAGCGGTCGACAGGTGTACGGCAGAACATTTGTTTGAGGTAATCAACTCGAGGGAAGATGTTTTGAGGAGATTGATCCGGAGATGTGCGTATCTAAAATATGTTGAGGCACGATTAGGTGATCGGACGCTTTATGCAGACGAGATTTTGAAAGATGGGTTCTGTCTAAACATGATCGATACGCCACTTTGCCCAATGAAAGTCGTGACTAACTTGCAGGAGGCTATTTGGGACGCTGATATTGTTATTAATGGATTGCCTTCAACTGAAACCCGTGAAGTGTTTGAAGAGATCAGTAAGTATTGGAAGGAGAGAATCACCGTGCCAATCATAATATCTTTGGCCAAGGGTATAGAGGCTGAACTGGACCCGTCTCCTCGTATAATTACTCCTACACAAATGATTAATCAAGCAA CTGGAGTGCCAATGGAGAACATTCTCTATCTTGGTGGACCAAATATTGCTTCAGAGATTTACAACAAGGAATATGCTAATGCCCGTATATGTGGAGCTGAAAAATGGAGATTGCCTCTTGCAAAGTTCTTAAGGCAGCCTCACTTCATTGTATGGGACAACAGTGACCTTGTTACACATGAAGTTATGGGAGGCTTGAAAAATGTCTATGCCATTGGAGCCG GTATGGTGGCAGCTCTGACTAATGAAAGTGCCACCGGCAAATCAGTATATTTTGCACACTGTACATCCGAGATGATATTCATTACTCATTTGTTGACTGAAGAACCGGAGAAGCTTGCCGGGCCTTTGCTTGCTGACACATATGTAACCTTGCTCAAAGGTCGTAACGCATGGTACGGCCAGATGATAGCCAAGGGACAACTGAGCCTGGATATGGGTGATAGCATCAGCGGCAAAGGGACTATTCAG GGTGTTTCTGCTATAGAAGCATTTTACGAACTCCTAAGCCAGCCCAGTTTAAACGTACTGCACCCGGAAGCAAACAAGCCAGTTGCCCCAGTGGAGCTCTGCCCCATCCTAAAGATATTGTACAAAATTCTCATTACAAG GGAACAAGGAGCAGAGGCAATTCTCCAGGCGCTGAGAGACGAAAACCTGAATGATCCACGTGATCGTATCGAGATTGCACAAACTCATGCCTTCTACAGGCCTTCACTTCTTGGCCAACCTTGA